Proteins co-encoded in one Leptidea sinapis chromosome 16, ilLepSina1.1, whole genome shotgun sequence genomic window:
- the LOC126968656 gene encoding terpene synthase-like isoform X3 translates to MSFLNSKSGDDMEEKILLPYTHIKKLPTKEWRRNMKTSFNYWLRVPQDKMEEVVDITEMFYVCTVIEDDILDGTKLRRGVPTAHSTFGLPLTVNSIAHLLLLVLQRCTQLHPKAALIFSEEGLELFRGQGAEVYTRDNFICPTEEDYMTTQAKKLRGIFNLCFRLMQLFSDDKTDYSDFVVKLSMYFQMRGDYCNICNSKALQECSPSTNQNSGDFYDDLTEGKFTLPIIHATKTSKRDAILNILKQKTNDLTLKQYCVSLLEQAGSLQYTRDLLTKLDSELRDEIKKFGGNPPLEAAMDDLLTWRD, encoded by the exons ATGTCGTTTCTAAACAGCAAATCAGGAGATGATATGGAGGAG AAAATACTCCTTCCATACACTCACATCAAAAAATTACCAACAAAAGAGTGGCGCAGGAACATGAAAACCTCATTTAACTATTGGCTGCGCGTGCCTCAGGATAAGATGGAAGAAGTTGTCGACATAACTGAGATGTTTTACGTGTGTACCGTAAT TGAGGATGACATTCTGGACGGCACCAAGTTACGCCGCGGTGTTCCGACAGCTCATTCCACGTTCGGGCTCCCACTTACAGTCAACTCCATCGCCCACTTGCTGTTGCTGGTTCTGCAACGTTGCACGCAGCTGCATCCAAAG GCTGCCTTGATCTTTTCCGAGGAAGGTTTAGAGTTGTTCAGGGGGCAAGGAGCGGAGGTATATACGCGGGATAATTTTATCTGTCCCACCGAAGAGGATTACATGACGACGCAGGCAAAAA AATTGCGTGGCATATTTAACTTATGCTTCCGTTTGATGCAACTGTTCAGTGACGACAAGACAGATTACTCTGACTTTGTAGTAAAGTTAAGCATGTATTTTCAAATGAGAGGTGATTACTGCAATATCTGTAACTCAAAG GCTTTACAAGAATGTTCACCATCTACCAATCAG AATTCTGGAGATTTCTATGATGATCTAACAGAGGGCAAGTTCACCTTGCCGATTATTCATGCTACCAAGACGTCGAAACGTGACGCTATATTGA ATATATTAAAGCAAAAGACCAACGACCTTACGCTGAAGCAGTACTGCGTGTCTCTGTTGGAACAAGCCGGCAGTCTGCAGTACACTCGGGATCTCTTGACCAAGCTCGACTCCGAATTGCGAGATGAG ATTAAGAAGTTTGGAGGTAATCCTCCTCTGGAAGCAGCTATGGACGACCTTCTTACCTGGCGAgactga